The Peptococcaceae bacterium genome has a segment encoding these proteins:
- a CDS encoding DUF4387 domain-containing protein, with protein MPTKKLAELAKTIRSKNAGTDRITFDIIFGEKENYELVKKSDVINKQLLCKLYGLEEKDIADLVAFDPAQAIKFTINRKRPSGSPGETDIFGCQQYPPLLDIEIPLT; from the coding sequence GTGCCGACAAAAAAGCTGGCTGAACTTGCTAAAACCATCAGGAGCAAAAATGCCGGGACCGACAGGATCACGTTCGATATTATTTTCGGGGAAAAAGAAAATTACGAGTTGGTAAAAAAAAGCGATGTAATTAATAAACAACTGCTCTGCAAACTTTACGGCCTGGAAGAAAAAGACATCGCTGACCTTGTTGCGTTTGATCCTGCCCAGGCGATTAAATTTACCATTAATAGAAAGCGGCCAAGCGGGAGTCCCGGGGAAACCGATATTTTTGGCTGCCAGCAGTACCCGCCTCTTTTGGATATTGAGATACCTTTGACTTAA
- a CDS encoding NAD/NADP octopine/nopaline dehydrogenase family protein: protein MKIRSLTVVGGGNGAHALAALASARGLEVRIWAPLPEEAELIRQGTAQQGGIKAVSAEGQVSLGLPARIDSDPQKVIPGSEAVVFVLPAFTHKQLFARMSEHLSPGTIVGAIPSRSGFEFLACSLAPPGVTIFGLQTLPWACRIKEYGKQVEILGTKNQVAAASLPANQAAVLCDALQDLLGLPVLPMPNMLAVSLANMGQVIHPGIMYGLFRQWDGQPFPENRIPLFYQGVTEEMCGILERLSFEILEIKAVLEKDGGFDLTGVTGIREWIINSYRGSIEDSSTLMKCFNTNKGYRGLKAPVRKRGNEGYVPDFSSRYLTEDVPYGLVVSRGLAELAGVATPMMDEVITAAGRWMGKEYLAGGKLEGKDLGETPIPQNYGIVNMDSLCRIVF from the coding sequence ATGAAAATTCGTTCGCTTACTGTGGTTGGAGGAGGTAACGGCGCGCATGCCCTGGCGGCTCTGGCATCCGCAAGGGGGCTGGAGGTAAGGATATGGGCCCCGCTCCCGGAAGAGGCGGAGCTTATCAGGCAGGGTACGGCACAGCAGGGAGGTATTAAGGCGGTAAGCGCGGAAGGACAGGTTTCCTTGGGCCTGCCTGCTCGTATCGACAGTGACCCCCAAAAGGTTATTCCGGGAAGCGAGGCGGTCGTGTTTGTGCTTCCGGCTTTTACCCACAAGCAGTTGTTTGCCAGGATGAGCGAGCACCTGTCACCGGGTACCATAGTGGGAGCAATTCCTTCGCGCAGCGGTTTTGAGTTTTTGGCCTGCAGCCTGGCGCCGCCCGGCGTCACTATTTTCGGGTTGCAGACGCTTCCCTGGGCTTGCCGAATTAAAGAATACGGCAAGCAGGTGGAGATACTGGGGACGAAAAACCAGGTCGCGGCGGCGTCCTTGCCGGCAAATCAAGCAGCTGTTCTCTGCGACGCTCTCCAGGATTTGCTTGGCCTTCCGGTGCTGCCTATGCCGAACATGCTGGCAGTTTCCCTGGCCAATATGGGCCAGGTAATCCATCCCGGGATAATGTACGGGTTATTTCGCCAATGGGACGGGCAGCCTTTCCCTGAAAACAGAATCCCCCTCTTTTACCAGGGCGTAACGGAAGAAATGTGCGGCATACTGGAAAGGCTCAGTTTTGAGATATTGGAGATTAAAGCCGTTCTGGAAAAAGATGGAGGGTTTGATCTGACAGGTGTCACCGGAATCCGGGAATGGATAATCAATTCTTACAGAGGGTCAATAGAAGACAGTTCAACTTTAATGAAGTGCTTTAATACCAATAAGGGTTACCGGGGATTAAAAGCTCCGGTTAGAAAACGGGGGAATGAGGGGTATGTGCCGGATTTCTCCAGCCGCTACCTGACGGAGGATGTCCCTTATGGGCTTGTTGTAAGCCGGGGCCTGGCCGAACTGGCAGGTGTGGCTACTCCGATGATGGATGAAGTTATTACCGCTGCCGGCAGGTGGATGGGGAAAGAGTACTTGGCAGGCGGTAAGCTGGAGGGCAAGGACCTGGGAGAAACCCCGATACCTCAGAATTACGGAATTGTGAACATGGACAGTTTATGCAGGATAGTATTTTGA
- a CDS encoding TRAP transporter permease: MNITIGGIPLEIFYLVELLLFIMLVFIVFKRPIYEAIALGFPFTIIMTQRYDLFWKYLIYPTTSSLFYIIVTFLVLAHILNQTRVVEKLINLIVAVFGGLPGGAGYVSLLGSSAMAMMSGTGPGNVAATGVFTIPAMIKTGFPRALAATTEMSCSTLGNQMGPGLNLVGFGILAALYPNKYELSTFWLALWVVGAWLVIQRAIFLYGFAKYYHVDPIPKAERPSFGQSLKEGWTSLLIPVLILLPLLMDSTMKPFVVSRLGEAGQKVFSGTLLMFVAGVACIYALYIGRKNIEGGLNYSSLMILFKNTLKGVVPVSATIYFAYAISVVFKEIAMEQAVKQWFLSFGLGPFGWALLVVIFTAFLGMVMPGSAQVAILGGAIISTGAAVGLDPFVVAAVMPAITGCMEGMTPPMALCMYAAMGIAKSGFKETAKLGYVWIAGHAVMSVILLLGILPLFVH, encoded by the coding sequence ATGAATATTACTATTGGCGGGATACCACTGGAAATTTTCTACCTCGTTGAACTCCTGTTGTTTATCATGCTTGTTTTTATAGTATTTAAACGGCCTATTTACGAAGCAATAGCTTTAGGCTTTCCTTTCACGATTATCATGACGCAGCGCTATGATTTGTTCTGGAAGTACCTGATTTATCCTACAACCAGTTCCCTGTTTTACATCATCGTCACCTTCCTGGTGCTGGCCCATATTCTCAACCAGACCAGGGTAGTTGAGAAGCTTATTAACCTTATTGTCGCCGTGTTCGGCGGGCTCCCCGGCGGCGCGGGCTATGTTTCGCTGCTGGGAAGCAGCGCCATGGCCATGATGTCGGGGACGGGGCCTGGAAACGTGGCAGCCACCGGGGTTTTCACGATCCCTGCTATGATTAAAACGGGATTTCCCAGGGCCCTGGCGGCAACGACAGAAATGTCCTGCAGCACCCTGGGCAACCAGATGGGTCCCGGTCTTAACCTGGTCGGTTTCGGGATTCTGGCTGCACTGTATCCCAACAAATACGAGCTTTCAACCTTCTGGCTGGCCCTCTGGGTGGTCGGGGCATGGCTCGTCATACAGAGAGCCATCTTCCTGTACGGTTTTGCTAAATACTACCATGTAGATCCAATTCCTAAGGCGGAAAGGCCTTCCTTTGGGCAGTCTTTAAAAGAGGGTTGGACTTCCCTGTTGATACCCGTTCTGATACTGCTGCCCTTGCTTATGGACTCTACGATGAAGCCGTTTGTTGTTTCTCGCCTGGGAGAAGCCGGGCAAAAGGTTTTTTCCGGTACGCTGTTGATGTTTGTGGCTGGCGTGGCCTGCATTTATGCCCTTTACATAGGCCGAAAAAACATTGAGGGTGGATTAAACTATTCCAGCTTGATGATTCTTTTCAAAAACACCTTAAAAGGCGTTGTGCCGGTATCGGCAACCATCTATTTCGCTTATGCCATTTCCGTGGTATTTAAGGAAATCGCCATGGAGCAGGCTGTCAAGCAGTGGTTTTTGAGCTTCGGACTGGGGCCTTTTGGTTGGGCTCTGCTGGTTGTAATTTTTACAGCGTTTTTGGGAATGGTTATGCCCGGTTCGGCCCAGGTTGCCATTCTAGGCGGTGCCATCATTTCGACGGGAGCCGCGGTAGGTCTTGACCCCTTCGTCGTAGCGGCGGTAATGCCGGCAATTACCGGATGCATGGAGGGGATGACACCGCCGATGGCCTTGTGCATGTATGCGGCCATGGGCATTGCCAAATCGGGATTTAAGGAAACGGCCAAATTAGGGTATGTCTGGATAGCGGGACATGCTGTGATGAGCGTGATCCTGCTGCTCGGCATTTTACCTCTGTTCGTGCATTAA
- a CDS encoding DUF1446 domain-containing protein, which translates to MKKELKFLCPNGHLGFAPTKEGSFYLGVKENPDFILCDSGSDDIGPVPLGADISTSLKETQIHDLELMLVESRRLGIPMIVGSAGDTGTNSRVDMYVKFIAELAKKHRIPRFKIGYFYSEVEKEYVLTKMKNGEIIEGLDGRHPLSRDELEKTDRIVAVAGVHPYLKLLESGAEVIIGGRSSDCAIFAAPALHHGFSADLAYYLGKVLECASFCAEPYAGKESVLGMISENDVKVKAMHPHQRCTIASVAGHAMYERSNPYYEYVAGGMLDMSNCVYEQYDEKTCRITGSRFYPIEDKIKVKLEGSGKVGERFIGIAGIRDPYTIKNIDRVVEWARSQVRERFGEGGYELSYRIYGKNGVMGDLEPVKKIRSHELGIVVEGIAPTKEMARELTLIGTRQMFYARLPEVKGTAGAAAFVVDEVLEATPAYTWTMNHAVCVDDPLELFKTGIIEAGIEGRDSCADKKAG; encoded by the coding sequence GTGAAGAAAGAATTAAAATTCCTTTGCCCTAACGGGCACCTGGGTTTCGCACCTACCAAAGAAGGCAGTTTTTACCTGGGCGTGAAAGAAAACCCCGATTTTATTCTATGCGATTCAGGAAGCGACGACATCGGCCCGGTCCCGCTGGGAGCTGATATTTCCACCAGTCTAAAAGAAACCCAGATCCATGACCTGGAGCTGATGCTGGTAGAGTCGCGAAGGCTTGGAATTCCGATGATCGTTGGTTCCGCGGGGGATACCGGTACTAACAGCAGGGTCGATATGTATGTTAAGTTTATTGCCGAACTGGCCAAAAAACACAGGATTCCCAGGTTTAAAATCGGTTATTTTTATTCGGAAGTGGAAAAAGAATATGTATTAACCAAAATGAAAAATGGTGAAATCATTGAAGGATTAGATGGGCGGCATCCCCTGTCCAGGGATGAACTGGAGAAGACCGATCGCATTGTGGCGGTAGCCGGAGTACACCCGTATCTTAAACTTTTGGAAAGTGGAGCCGAGGTGATCATTGGCGGCCGGTCCAGCGACTGCGCAATATTCGCAGCTCCGGCCCTGCATCACGGTTTTTCTGCCGACCTGGCCTATTACCTGGGGAAAGTGCTGGAATGCGCTTCTTTTTGCGCGGAACCTTATGCCGGCAAGGAGTCGGTTCTGGGCATGATCAGCGAAAACGATGTCAAAGTAAAGGCAATGCATCCCCACCAGAGGTGCACAATTGCTTCCGTAGCCGGGCATGCCATGTATGAGCGGAGCAATCCATATTATGAATACGTGGCGGGAGGGATGCTGGACATGTCGAACTGCGTTTATGAGCAGTATGATGAAAAAACCTGCCGCATTACAGGCTCCAGGTTTTATCCCATCGAGGACAAAATCAAGGTAAAGCTGGAAGGTTCCGGCAAAGTGGGAGAGCGTTTCATAGGCATTGCCGGCATCCGCGATCCATATACGATTAAAAATATTGACAGGGTCGTTGAGTGGGCAAGAAGTCAGGTCCGAGAAAGATTTGGCGAAGGCGGTTACGAGTTGAGTTACCGGATATACGGCAAGAACGGCGTGATGGGGGACCTGGAGCCGGTGAAGAAAATCAGGTCACATGAACTGGGTATTGTTGTGGAAGGCATTGCTCCAACGAAGGAGATGGCCCGGGAATTAACCCTGATCGGCACACGCCAGATGTTTTACGCCCGGCTGCCAGAAGTCAAAGGAACGGCGGGAGCGGCAGCCTTTGTAGTGGATGAAGTTCTGGAGGCCACACCGGCTTACACGTGGACGATGAACCACGCCGTATGTGTTGATGATCCCCTGGAGCTGTTTAAAACCGGGATCATTGAAGCAGGTATTGAAGGGAGGGATTCTTGTGCCGACAAAAAAGCTGGCTGA
- a CDS encoding gamma-glutamyl-gamma-aminobutyrate hydrolase family protein (Members of this family of hydrolases with an active site Cys residue belong to MEROPS family C26.), protein MPLIGVTCHADTGGEEDIFPGRALHYIDRTYSDILINNGMLPFLIPVNENEEYITRLLQEIDGLLCTGGGRIPARILNQKEIPGLSETAPDRYRFEKRLFEKVLELDLPVLGMCRGMQMMNEVMGGSLYLKISENIPGSLEHNQVKLGIGLEEPYHDLTVEKESHLARIFGKTELRVNSWHSQAVKELGQGFRAVGRSRDQVIEAIESEVNSFVLLTQFHPEILVKKDETWNKLFQAFKLRAAQARKRKEMEK, encoded by the coding sequence ATGCCGTTGATAGGAGTCACATGCCATGCCGATACCGGAGGCGAGGAAGACATTTTTCCGGGAAGAGCCCTGCACTACATTGACCGGACATATTCAGACATTTTAATAAATAACGGAATGCTGCCTTTTTTGATACCCGTGAACGAGAACGAAGAATACATTACCCGGTTGTTGCAGGAGATAGACGGTTTGCTTTGCACCGGTGGAGGAAGGATTCCCGCCCGTATTTTAAACCAAAAAGAAATACCGGGATTGTCGGAAACGGCCCCCGACAGGTACCGTTTTGAAAAAAGGCTTTTCGAAAAAGTGTTAGAACTGGACCTGCCTGTTTTAGGGATGTGTCGGGGAATGCAGATGATGAATGAAGTAATGGGAGGCAGCCTTTACTTGAAGATTTCAGAAAACATCCCCGGTTCCCTGGAACATAACCAGGTTAAATTGGGCATAGGGCTTGAGGAACCTTATCATGACCTTACCGTTGAAAAGGAAAGTCACCTTGCCAGGATATTTGGGAAAACAGAACTCCGCGTTAACAGCTGGCACAGTCAGGCTGTCAAGGAATTGGGACAAGGATTCAGGGCGGTCGGCCGTTCCCGGGATCAGGTAATTGAGGCCATAGAAAGCGAGGTGAACAGTTTTGTTCTCTTGACCCAATTTCACCCGGAAATCCTGGTAAAGAAGGACGAAACCTGGAATAAACTATTTCAGGCATTCAAGCTCCGTGCCGCGCAAGCAAGAAAAAGAAAGGAGATGGAAAAATGA